Proteins encoded in a region of the Neoarius graeffei isolate fNeoGra1 chromosome 3, fNeoGra1.pri, whole genome shotgun sequence genome:
- the si:dkeyp-51f12.2 gene encoding uncharacterized protein si:dkeyp-51f12.2 gives MPSLHHGAVFIGVFLIVTGGSTAFLTSSQSKLQAFSLCCVVLGAVMLILGLFWAMNSKSHQGSYTNEYTHDYGHVLFSPPPGSHFPESQSVFMHRTLERQRRGMYGDDFDYPPMETTWSPAARGPPPHWETEPPPPYEVAIKTTCSSTNMRRSYSDTLLSTEPLFSRSREISFEV, from the exons ATGCCGTCTCTGCACCATGGCGCCGTGTTCATTGGCGTCTTCCTCATCGTCACCGGGGGCTCGACCGCATTCCTGACGTCTAGCCAGAGCAAACTGCAGGCGTTCAGCCTGTGCTGTGTGGTCCTGGGCGCAGTCATGCTCATCCTTGGGCTCTTCTGGGCCATGAACAGCAAGAGCCACCAGGGCTCCTACACTAATGAATACACGCACGACTATGGGCACGTGCTGTTCAGCCCACCGCCCGGGAGCCACTTCCCGGAGTCCCAGTCCGTCTTCATGCACAG AACTTTGGAAAGGCAAAGACGAGGGATGTACGGGGACGATTTTGACTACCCTCCTATGGAGACAACATGGAGCCCAGCTGCTCGAGGACCACCCCCCCACTGGGAGACGGAACCACCACCTCCGTATGAAGTGGCCATCAAAACCACATGCAGCTCCACAAACATGCGACGCAGTTACTCGGACACACTGTTGTCCACTGAGCCGCTCTTCAGTCGATCCCGTGAAATCAGCTTTGAAGTGTAA